GAGGAAAAGGAAGTGGTCCGAGCAGGTCAAAAATATGGATATAATGGACCGAGAGCGCTTGGTGCCGGCCTTTTTATAGGAAAAGCAGCAGTCGGCGACATAGCCGCGTCAAAATGGCGGAGCCTCTGCTTTGCcgtaatgtatgtatatgtgtgtgtgtatgggaaTGGGCTATGGGcagcacacatacatatatatgtactagAGATGGGCAAGGActgaaatagtttggcacgaCTCATCGTGGCACTGAAGTAAAAAGTTCCAGCACGCACTAACCCGCACCGTTAAAATATTCAAAGCACGGTTCAACACGTTTTTCATGATTTATTTGAACACATGTATGTCCGCTcattatattcatatatatgttttattaaaaaaaataagcaTATAAagcattaaaataaaatgattttactgatatataaatattttaattttatgcagccattaatccttcttctgctgcgtttgttttgtttacaAGGGGAGGCGCGCTTTATACAATTTACAATGAATCCGACGGAATTACTTGATTCTTCCATTGAATCAGACGAGGATAAGATTCGAAAGAGCTACGATCATGAGGACTTGAAAACATTCCTGGCCAAATCGACTATAAGGGATTACTTTCAACGTGCACTGCAAATATCAGATTGCTATCAGCTGCTAAGCTATTTGCAGGCGACTTTGTCCAGATATGTTTGGGCAGATTTTGATCTGGAAGAGAAGCTTGATTTATATATTCTGGCCATAATGATGATGACATACGAACAGGATAATTTTATAGTCATTAATAAACGCTTCACGCTGTTAGATACTGCCTCCAATTTAGTATCTATTCTTTATCCAGATCAGATTGAATTTATTGCCAATGGCTTGTATAAGAACTTTGTGCAAGGCGTGGGAGCCAAGCGTTTGGAAAATTTCTTGAATATGCAGGCGGCCTTTCCCCGTTTAATGCTCTCATCTGGATCTGGCAGTGCCGTTGCCCTGGCCCTGCTTCTGACCATCTTGAGCAGATACACCAAAGTCCCAGCAAGACTGCAAATGACTGGAAATGCGCGTAATGCATTCGAAATGGCAAAGTTGGTCAGCTGGCAGCAGCTGGCGAACTCTGATCAATACCATGACATGTTCATTCTGATGCGCTAGTTTTTCCTCGTCATAAATATGTGGATTAATCGTCACGAGTTTCTCGAAAGTGATCTTGGAGAGAAAATGCGCACATACTTCCTAACCGTGTGCAAGGTATTGTGTAAAAAAACCGACATCGAATCAGACTTTGCCATGACGCTGGAGCGATTCATTGCCCTCTGCGTTGTACGTGCAGCAAGGATACATGAACCCTAATGGTCCCTAATGCTAAGAGATTACCATaagtgtatttttttttatttgtcgGTCCATATGGAGAATATCCAAGGGGCTGAGTACCAATCCAGCTGCAGATGCATCCGCAATAAATGTTTTtataaagttaaaaaaaaaatatataaaaaaaaaaaatactcaaaataccgatactcaaaatgagtatggggaaatattagatttttggtgaaaatggatgtgtgtaacatccagaaggaatc
The Drosophila miranda strain MSH22 chromosome XL, D.miranda_PacBio2.1, whole genome shotgun sequence genome window above contains:
- the LOC117191307 gene encoding uncharacterized protein LOC117191307, with translation MNPTELLDSSIESDEDKIRKSYDHEDLKTFLAKSTIRDYFQRALQISDCYQLLSYLQATLSRYVWADFDLEEKLDLYILAIMMMTYEQDNFIVINKRFTLLDTASNLVSILYPDQIEFIANGLYKNFVQGVGAKRLENFLNMQAAFPRLMLSSGSGSAVALALLLTILSRYTKVPARLQMTGNARNAFEMAKLVSWQQLANSDQYHDMFILMR